From Xyrauchen texanus isolate HMW12.3.18 chromosome 36, RBS_HiC_50CHRs, whole genome shotgun sequence, one genomic window encodes:
- the LOC127630106 gene encoding potassium voltage-gated channel subfamily E member 4-like produces the protein MELTRNATVPDALSSQQTTKVSSPGRSDGNAYLYIVIVVSFYGVFLIGIMLGYLRTKRHEKKRSNAFTRLLHEEEQREWGAAQKKHSFSLPALHSTPVPFMLCAGRHTGCALEGGRVLAPLACALCSVEQSSVSSLSSTADVRFTIEEESYSGDGTGEGPVDSL, from the coding sequence ATGGAGTTGACGCGCAACGCCACCGTGCCAGACGCGCTCTCGTCACAGCAGACAACCAAAGTCTCCTCGCCCGGTAGAAGCGACGGAAACGCGTACTTGTACATCGTCATCGTGGTGTCCTTCTACGGAGTCTTCCTCATCGGTATTATGCTCGGTTACCTGCGCACGAAACGGCACGAGAAGAAGCGCTCGAACGCGTTCACGCGGCTGCTGCACGAGGAGGAGCAGCGCGAGTGGGGCGCGGCGCAGAAGAAGCACAGTTTCAGCCTTCCCGCGTTGCATTCCACGCCGGTGCCGTTCATGCTGTGCGCCGGCCGGCACACCGGCTGCGCGCTCGAGGGAGGGAGGGTCCTCGCGCCTCTCGCGTGCGCGCTGTGCTCGGTGGAACAGAGCAGCGTGAGTTCTCTGAGCTCCACCGCCGACGTGCGCTTCACCATCGAGGAGGAGTCGTACAGCGGCGACGGTACCGGAGAAGGACCCGTGGACTCGCTGTAG